A genomic window from Exiguobacterium acetylicum DSM 20416 includes:
- a CDS encoding DedA family protein codes for MLSQVVNQILLSLADLGYFGIALGLMIEIIPSEIVLSYGGFMISQGTIGWPLAIVAAVIGGLFSQLFLYWFARYGGRPLILKYGKYVLISEHHLDLAERWFLKYGQGVIFGARFIPVVRHAISIPAGLAKMDQTKFSLYTVLAIIPWSILFLYLGETLGTNWRSIKEVAAPYTNGVLIAAVVLIIFYVIYKRRQRTV; via the coding sequence GTGTTATCTCAAGTCGTCAACCAGATTTTACTTTCGCTTGCCGATCTCGGATATTTCGGCATCGCCCTCGGGTTGATGATTGAAATCATACCGAGTGAAATCGTCCTCTCTTATGGAGGATTCATGATTTCTCAAGGAACGATCGGCTGGCCGCTCGCCATCGTCGCTGCCGTCATCGGTGGATTATTCTCGCAATTATTCTTATATTGGTTCGCTCGTTACGGCGGTCGTCCCCTTATCCTGAAATACGGAAAGTATGTTTTAATCTCAGAGCATCACCTGGATTTAGCTGAGCGTTGGTTCTTGAAATATGGACAAGGTGTCATTTTTGGCGCTCGTTTTATTCCTGTCGTTCGTCATGCCATCTCGATTCCGGCTGGTCTTGCGAAGATGGACCAAACGAAGTTCTCTCTCTATACGGTGCTTGCCATCATCCCATGGTCGATCTTGTTCCTGTATCTTGGTGAAACGCTCGGAACGAACTGGCGTTCAATCAAGGAAGTCGCTGCACCGTACACGAACGGCGTTCTGATTGCTGCCGTCGTCTTGATCATCTTCTACGTCATCTACAAACGCCGTCAACGAACGGTTTGA